From the genome of Streptomyces sp. NBC_00523:
CTGCGGGACTCCAGCGCCCAGGACATGGGGGCGCCGTGGTGGTCGGGCGCGGTGATGACCCTGGCGATGTTCGGCTGCGCGGTGCTGCTGACGGCCGGGTTCCTCGCGCTGGTCCCGCGCCGCCACATGTGGTTCACGGTGCTCGGCGCCGGCACCATCTGCGGCTACCTGCTGCACGGCTTCCTGGTGAAGGGCGCCGACTACGCGGGGATCTTCGACGACCACGACTGGCTGGTCGGTCCGGCGGGCCTGGTGATCGTGACCGTGGTCGCCTCCGCCGCCGTCACGCTGCTGTGCACGCCGCCGGTGCGGCGCGTCCTGCGCTGCGTCACCGAGCCGGACATGAACTGGGCGTTCCGCCGGGACGCCGCCAGGATCTGACCGCCCCGCGCACCCCGCGAAGCCCGGCCCAGGTGGCCGGGCTTCGTCGTGTCAGCGGGCGGTGCGGGCGCGCGGCGCGACGGACGGTGTCAGCGGTCGGTGTTGGCTCAATCCCGACGCTCCGAGGGCGGGTTCGGCACGGTGAGCCCCAGCAGCTCCCGTACCCGCGCATACTTCGCGGTCAGCCGGGTACGGGTGGCCGGCTCCAGCACCGCGAGGCGGGCCGGGTCGGCGTTGTGGGCGAGGTCCGCCTCCTTGACCAGCAGGGCGCCGGGGGTGGCCAGGATGCGCCGGGTGTACGCCTCCGGCTCCTCGCCCGCCCGCTTGGTGACGGCGAGCACCATGTCCTTGACCGCCTGCGGCAGCGCGGCCCCGGCCAGCCACTCGGCCGACAGCGCGTCGTCCTCCACCGCGTCGTGCAGCCAGGCCGCGGCGATCTGCTCGTCGCTGCCGCCCCTGCTCCGTACACCCTCCGCGACGGCCGCGAGGTGTTCCACGTAAGGGCGGCCGGCCTTGTCCCGCTGGGCGGCGTGGGCCTCACGGGCCAGGGCTTCGACCTCGGCGAGCGTCAGCCGAGCGTGTGATGCGGTCATGGCAAGGACTCTAGGCGCACCCCGTACACCGGTCCCGAGAGTTGCAATGTCAATCGTTCGGTAAACTAACCGATGACCATTT
Proteins encoded in this window:
- a CDS encoding HD domain-containing protein: MTASHARLTLAEVEALAREAHAAQRDKAGRPYVEHLAAVAEGVRSRGGSDEQIAAAWLHDAVEDDALSAEWLAGAALPQAVKDMVLAVTKRAGEEPEAYTRRILATPGALLVKEADLAHNADPARLAVLEPATRTRLTAKYARVRELLGLTVPNPPSERRD